One Streptomyces dangxiongensis genomic window, GGTCCTCTCGGACGACCTCTGCAAGCAGCTCAGCGGGCGGATCATCAACATCCACCACTCCTTCCTGCCGAGCTTCAAGGGCGCGAAGCCGTACCACCAGGCGCACGCGCGGGGCGTGAAGCTGATCGGGGCGACGGCGCACTACGTCACCGCCGACCTCGACGAGGGGCCGATCATCGAGCAGGAGGTCGAGCGGGTCGGGCACGACGTGACGCCGGACCAACTGGTGGCCGTCGGGCGGGACGTGGAGTGCCAGGCGCTGGCGCGGGCCGTCAAGTGGCACGCGGAGCGCAGGATCCTGCTCAACGGCCGGCGGACGGTCGTCTTCGCCTGAGCCGCCACGGTGGCTACGGCGGCCACGGTGGCTACTCGGCGACCGTGAAGTAGCGCGCGAACGCCGGTACGATCTCGGCCTCGCCGATCCCGCCGTCGCCGTCGGTGTCGAGGTCGGCGGCGACCTGCCGGGCGACCTCCTCCGGCACGCGCAGCACCCGCAGCACACGCGCGGTCTCGGCGGTGCCCAGCCGGCCGTCGTCGTCGGCGCCGGCCACGGCCAGGGCCGCGTGCAGGAAGGGGCGGGCGATCTCGGCGAAGCGGCCGGGGTTGTCCCGCAGCCGCTTGACCGCCCCGGTGACGAATTCCTCGCGGGTGATGCGCTGGTCGCCGTCCCGGTCGGCGATGCCGGCCATGCCCTGCCAGAACGCCTCCGCGCCGGCGTACAGCGCCTGCCCCCGGTCGGAACGGGCGGGCACGGCGAACTCGGCGAGCAGGGCCTTGGCCGCCGCGTTGAAGTCCGCGCGGTCGATGGTGCCGTTGCCGTCCTGGTCGAAGGTGGCGAACCGGGCGGCGATCCTGCGCTCGTACTCGGTGCTGACCATGTCTGTTCGGGCCGCCTTATGTGGGGGTCGTCCATGTGGGCCGCGCCTGTCGGTGGGGCCGGCCTGGCAGGGAGCGTACGACGCGGGTGACCGCCAGGTGGCGGGAAACCGGCAGTTGTGCCAAGACCGGGGGAATTCCGCGACAACGATGTGGCCGAGTCACGCAGTCGTGCGGGCCGCTCAGGCGGAGAGGGGCCCGGCCTCGTCGTTGGTCGCCGCGTCGAGGTCGGGGTGGACGTCGAAGAGGCGCCGGACGCCGAGCGCGCCGAGGACGCGGTTGACGTGCGAGCCGTCCTCCGCGCCCCGGTCCGGCAGGATCAGCCGGAGCCGGCCCTGACAGGAGCGGATCAGCCGACGGGAGGCGATGAGCACGCCGACTCCGCTGGAATCGCAGAAGAAGACGTCCGAGAGGTCCACGACCAGGCTGTGATTGCCCTCGGCGACGACATCGTGCACCCGCTGGCGCAGCACCGGGGAGGTCATCAGGTCCAGTTCCCCGGAGACCCGGAGCACGGTCCACTCGCCCCGTTCGACGCCGGTCACGTTGAATGCCACGGCCCTGCCCCTCCGTTCGCCGGATCTCCCGGAACCGCCCGGAAACGGAAGCAGTTCCTGCGTTTCCTTCCGGGCTGCTGCCCAGCGGCCGTTCCCTGAAACGCCAAGCGGTAAACGGCAGATGATCGACAAGGGACTCATTTCGGTCACCATCGATCATGTTCGATCAGAGGCGCACGCGTTGGGCGTGAA contains:
- a CDS encoding EF-hand domain-containing protein; translated protein: MVSTEYERRIAARFATFDQDGNGTIDRADFNAAAKALLAEFAVPARSDRGQALYAGAEAFWQGMAGIADRDGDQRITREEFVTGAVKRLRDNPGRFAEIARPFLHAALAVAGADDDGRLGTAETARVLRVLRVPEEVARQVAADLDTDGDGGIGEAEIVPAFARYFTVAE
- a CDS encoding STAS domain-containing protein codes for the protein MAFNVTGVERGEWTVLRVSGELDLMTSPVLRQRVHDVVAEGNHSLVVDLSDVFFCDSSGVGVLIASRRLIRSCQGRLRLILPDRGAEDGSHVNRVLGALGVRRLFDVHPDLDAATNDEAGPLSA